The genomic window ttttttttagtttagtttgtttttttggcaaagcaatggggttaagtggctttcccaaggccacacagctaggtaattattaagtgtctgaggcaggatttgaactcaggtactcctgactccaaggctagtgctctatccactgtgccacctagctgccctatttttttaaataaagggataaactttattttatcacaaataaaatagagaaggagcagatccaagatggcagaatggatGCAATAATTCCCAGAAGCTTCCCTAGATCACtccaaattccttaaaattatgactctaactacaATCTAGAGTGGCAGATCCTACAGAAGGACTGAGTGAAACTATTTTCCAGCTTTGAAAAGTCAGTAGGAAGAGTCTGTTCTCCCAGGATCAGGGTTAGAAAGTGCCATACCTCAGCCCAGGCTACAGCCACACGTGTTGTGTGCCAGCCAGCTAACTTATACTTTACTCATAACCTATAACTTGACTCAGTCCATCTGTGTCAAGTTCTCAGGTGAATgttgaagaggtgggagacaaagatgccaagttctctgtttatttaacTGAAGCCAAATGCTTAAAAACCCTTTATTAGTCTTTATTAGTCTCTGGTTCATTCCTCATTTCATGGCCTTCTCTAATTACCAGTCAAATAATGCTACAGTGCTCATGGACAgcaggtgataaaagtttacttcctcaggctaaTACTCTCACACAATGTtccaggaagtgccaaaacataaggaacagatAAGAAAAGCTGGAGAACCAATCCAGGTAAGTAGGTCATAGTCAAGAGGACATTGTAACTTAGGCCTCAGAACAGCCCCAACTCAGGAATTGGAAGCAGGCTCAGGAAGCCACACAGCAACTGATTCCCTAGCACTCAGTCCATAGATggcaagggggggggggtcaggggagactttTGAGGTCTTTATGCTATTCCTGGGACAAGATGTTGTtgttttgtccatactcagatctaggtcaCAATCTGGGATCCCATATTGACATAGTGGATCAAGGACCGTCCTCACAGCTCCAGAAAAGCAGGGAGTGCTTGGACCATCCACAGagcaggagagtagtcagagcctctcataagaccttgaaggaattaaagtcccAAGGAAGTTATTcctaaaatattcaaaatcttAGGAAATGTGTTAAAATtaggtcatagactggggaaatgagtaaacaacagaagaaaaagaattctgcTATAGTTAATTACTTTGGtgtcatggaggatcaaaattcacactcaaaagaaaacagaagtcagagcttctgtatccaaagcctccaagacaGAGGAATTGGTCTtgggctatggaagagctcaaaaaagattttgaaaatcaagtaaaggaggtggagaaaaatttgcaagagaaatgagaatgatgcaggaaaacaggaaaacaagtcagcagcttggtgaaggaaatacgaaaaaaaaccaaagaaaataacatcttaaacaGCAGTTTAGTTCACatagaaaaagcagtccaaaaggtcaataaggagaaaaatagtttaaaaaacagaattgaccagatggaaaaggaaataaaaaaaagtctctctgaagaaaataaatcctttaaatgtaaaatagagCTAAcagaagttgatgactttgtgaggattCAAGGAACATTAAACtgaaggaatgaaaaactagaagaaaatatgaaatatctcattttaaaaaactgacctggagagataatttaaaaattattgaactatctgaacGTCATGACCAGgcaaagaacctagacttcatttctcaagaaattctccaggaaaatttccctgatattctagaagcagagggtaaaacagaaattaaggGAATCCAAAGATCACCTCCTAAGAGACACACCccacccaaaaaaacaaaacctttcaggaatattatagctaaattctaaaactcccaagtcaaagagaaaatatttcaagcagccagaaggaataaatacaaatattatgcCATCAGGATTACACGGGTTttagtagcatctacattaagggttcattgTAATAGGAAAacgatattccagaagacaaaatagcttCGATttcaaatgagaatcaactacccagcaaaactaaacatcctctttcaggggaaaggatggataTTCAATGATATAGGGAACTTTCAAAATATCTAGGTGAAATGATATTGtcttattttataattctgtCAAATTTCATGCTATatatttcttccataaggatatgatctctctcaacacattcaactttgataaatgcatactatgggaatgatacAAAGACTagtaaactgccttctgtggggggagtagggggagggaagcaagattggaggaaaaattgtaaaactcaaaataaataaaacctttctaaaataaaaaaatgaccaGAGTTGCCAGAAAGTgtaatcttcaagtacaggattcataTGAAGCATAGAGCAGGTAAGACAGGGAGGGCacattatgagagatttaatgatgaactgcatgtattcctgcatggaaagatgatagtgatgattcatatgaactttctaatttattagagaagttaaaaggaatatatatagagAAGACACAGGACGGAATTGAATGtgaatatataatgtattataaagatggagtcaatgggagaaaaaagaatgtactggaagaaaggaaaaggagaggtataattggctaagatatttcatgtaaaagagtcaagaaaaaacttttccaATGGAGTGTAAGGGGGAAAGGTAAAGGGAAATGAATGAGACTTTATTCTCATCACAAGgtactcagagaggaaataacaaactcaatagggtatagaatcCATCTTACCCTtgtgggaaaagaagaggaaagggcaCAGAGGAATGGTagagaagggggtggggtgatagaaggggaaagatcatgggagagggtaatcaaatacaacacacttttgaggagggacagggtgaaagaagagagagagaataaaataaatgggagtggggaggaatagaatgaagggaaatatagttttcaatagAAAATATGGGGGGaaaatgttgaagcaacttctctgatggatttaatGATAAAGAATATAATGGATCCCAGAAAAAAGAGCTGATGGTACCTGAATTCAGActgaacattttttccttttatcacattttatttttttgaggttcCTCTATCTTTTGAGGGGAAAGGAGAATTATGTTTacttatttttgaaagattttatttattttgaattttacaatttttccccaattttgcttccctcccgcaccctccacagaaggcagtctgttagactttacattgtttccatggtatacattgatctaagttgaattgatgagagagaaatcctatccttaaggaagaaaattaaagtataagagatcacaaaattacataataagatgacagggtttttttttaaattaaaggtaatattctatggtctttgttcaaattccacagttctttctctggatacagatggtattctccaatacaGATACCCCcagattgtgcctgattgttgcactgatggaatgagcaagtccatcaaggttgataatcaccctcatgttgctgttacaatgtttttctggttttgctcatcttgctcagcatcagtttatgcaaatccttccaggcttcccattcctcctggtttctaatagaacaatagtgttccatgacatacatgtaccacagtttgttaagtcattccccaatagaaggacatttacttaatttccaattctttgccatcacaaacaaggttgctatgaatatttttgtacaagtaatgtttttacccttttacatcatctcttcagggtatacacccagtagtggtattgttggatcaagggtatgcacatttttgttgccttttggatgtaataccaaattgctctccagagttcacagctccaccaacaatgtattagtgtcctagatttcccacattccttccaacattgatcattgtcttttctggtcatattgatcagtctgagaggtgtgagatggtacctcagagatgctttaatttgcatggattaagtttacttttacaacaataCTATTGTAGTACTGtgacaataaatttaaaaaattgaaaaaactaaaatagagaAATGACTTATACCTGAATCAATAAGAGGTATGACAGATTTTATACTCACTACAGGCAAGGAAAATGCATGTGAGTtgcataaaaatgaattattttccagAAAGACACACTTGCTTTCTGGGACAGTTATTGGATCACAGAATCATATCATCATATAAATTCAAGGAATTTTATATGTTAGTTCACTAACCTCCTAATTGCAGGTAGTTAAGGCAATCCTAAGAGGGAAACATGCTTGGTATAGTCAGCAAGTTTATTCCTTTTTCATAGATTCCAGTTAGCAAAAGTCATCATATAGTCTGTTTCCACTTCCAGTAAatgcatgaataaatgaataaatgaatgaacaaaaaatccTTAAGCACTACTATGTATAAGATTTTGTGCCGGGAGAAGGATcacaaattcaaaatatattaaatgggATGGTTGCTGACCTTAACAAACTTATACTAAGCAAATACAAGACGTATAGGTAAATAGTGTCCAGGAAAGGAGATTTTCATATGAAAAGTTAATGAAATAGTGACTGGAATCAAAGGGGTACAAACTGACAGACTTTTTCCCTATACTGAAAGCAGATTTGGTTTGATTAGAGTTTATGTGCTGGAAAGTGAGAAGCAGTAAgaagtagagggggaaaaaatccccaCTGGATTTCATTCACTGCCTTGAATGATCTTGCCCAACATCTTAAAAGTGTCCCAAGACACTAAATGTCTCTTGCATATACTTAATGCATCTTTGGATACATAAGGGGTTCTCTCTCTTAGTCCCAAACAATAATTTATCTCCAGACTCTCTCTGTAAATTGGCTCTTTTCTTCCAGCCTACAAACATACTCATGTCTCCCTCATCTTCAAAacctttcatttcattctttccctGTTAACTATTGTCCTAAATATCTTCTTCCCTTTGTGACTGAACTCTTGCAGAAGGTCATCTTCAGTGATAATCTCCACttgttcttctctctcttttcttaatcctcatgCAATGTagcttctgatctcatcattccactgaaactgttctctccaaaatatcaaTGATCATCTAAATGCTATATCTGATAATCATTTCTTGAATCACATTCTTCTATACTTCTTTGGAGCCTTCAACATTATGACTCATCCTAtcttccttgatactctcttctctataTATTCTCAGGTCACCATTCCTTCATTCTGCTCTTACATACCAGTTCACTCCCTCTCAGTTTCCATTGCTGGATCTTGTCCAGGTTATGCCCACTTACTGTAGTCTGtggccctcttttcttcttccctttcactACTTCACTTGGAGATCACAACTCCCCTGAATTTAATCCTCCTTATGgggataattctcaaatctacctattcTGATTTAAATTCTTTGCTCACTTTCAGTTTAGCATTTTCAATTGCCTTTCTGATATCTCAAAGTTGATATACAATATATATCTTTGCATTAACaaatctaaaactgaactcatgtTTCTCCCTTTACAAAATTCCCCTATCCAAAATTCTGTATTACTGTCAAAGGCAAAAATCTTCTCCCAGTCCTCCAAACATGCAAGCTAGGAGTCTCTGAATCCTCATCAGCATTTATCTCCATGTTTCCAATATTATAAATTTCACCTTTCCAACATATCTTTAATATGACAATTTACTGCCACTATCCTGGTACAGGTCCTCATGATTTCATTGGACTATTGTTAGAGGCCTGCTGGTGGGTTTCCCTGCACAAGTTTCTCTACACACTAACCATCATCCATTCAGCtaccaaactgattttcctaatgTGCATATTCAATCATGTCATCCATGCTTGCTCAATATCCGAGGTTCCTTAttgtctctaggatcaaatacaaaatcctgatTTTTgcattcaaagtcttttataGTGACTCCCACACCAACCTTTCTCCTTGCCACTGACTCTTTAATTCATTAACACTGACCTTCTTGCTCCATGAATTCTTATCTCTGAGGATGTTCTTTAACTGTCTTCCATTGCTGTAGTTCTGTCCAGCTTCATCTCTGCCTTCTGTCTTTCTTTAAATTCTAGtaataattatacattttatatgaaGACATTCCCAACTCATAGTTCTTGTGCCTACTCTCTGTTAATtgtttcccatttatcctgtgtatattttgtatacatttgtttgtttattgtcaCTTGagttaaaatgtgagctccttgaggacagggaatattattttccagtttttcatatGCCAATCCTTAGTACAGGCaatcacttaaaaatatttattgaattactATTGATTTTGGAACAgcatttacttatctataaagtgagatgGTTAGACTTTATAACCTataattttgttacttttctAAGCGGATGAACCTGTCACTTTTTCAGAGTttggagaatttgaattcagatcttgaatctaaatccattccccaatcaatCTCATGGATTTGTCTAAAGGAAGTGGATGACCTTCCAATGGGATATAGAAATAGCTGATGGAGTATTGGTGTCAGGTAGACAGGTGAATACAGTTTACAGGTGACAGGAAAGAAGAAACACTTTTACAAGTGGGTCTGTATGGTATGTGAAACAGTAGGGAATAATTCtccctttataaaaaatatctagtGGAATCTTAAACTCCATAGACTATAGACTAGTATACAGAGGAAGAATTATAGGAACATAATTTATAGTCTCCACTGTCTCTATTGCTTTGTAATAATTATAATCCTTTTGCTTGAATTCTTAAAGGCTTCTATGACTTGTTTATTCCTCAGAGTGTAAATAAAGGGGTTCATCACAGGGGCAACAGAGGACACAAGAACTGATACCACCTTGTTCAAAGCCACCTTTTCTTTTGCAGAGGATTTGATGTACATGAAGATGCAACTGCCATATGAGATGGAGACAACAATCATGTGGGAAGAACAAGTGGAAAAGGCCTTTTTCCTTTGCTGGGCAGAGGGGAACCTCAGAATAGTTCTGACAATAGAGGCATAAGACCAAATCACAAAGAGTAAGGTGATGATAAGTGTCAGTACTGCATCAATCAAAGTTATTTTCTCTATGAACTGTGTGTCTGTGCATGAAATCTCAAGCAAAGGGAATGTATCACAATAAAAATGGTCAATAATTTTGGAGTCATAGAATTCCAACTGAAGACCCAGGCTTAGTGGTGGGAGAATGATCATCAGCCCAGCTAGCCAAGAACTCACCAGGAGCTGGTTACAGACTTTGCTATTCATGATAGTTGTATAATATAGAGGTTTACAGTTAGCCACATAGCGATCATAGGACGTGGTAGCCAAAAGAAAGAATTCTGCTGCCCCAAGaaagattataaaaaatatttgcatGGAACAGGCATTATAAGTAATCATTTTATCTCCTACTGACAAGCTGTAGAGATATCTAGGAATACAGGAAGTAGTGAGTGAGATTTCCAAGAAGGAAAAATTTcggagaaaaaaatacataggagTTTTCAGGTGGGGATCCATCAAGGTGAGGATGATGATTGTGAAGTTTCCAGTTAAACTCAATAAGTagttgagaaaaagaaatataaaaagcaaaacttGTATCTGTGGGTCATTTGTCAGTCCTTGCAAGATGAATGTTATCTCTGTGTGATTTCTCATCTctggttttttaattttgatgtatctgcatacaaaataaagaagaaaagtttgTAATTGAGATAATATGTGGAATGCCTTGGAAGTTAATGGAAATGACatagatcatctttttttttctacttgaaaataaaaatttccagtaGTTAATTGATCCATGTCATTtgagaattaatatttttttaaatttatcaagcATTGTCTCCTGTCAAAATCTTTAATTTCATCCTTTTTCACATAGCGTCCATcacttctttttccttaatcatatTCTAAATCAGAGGTGTCAAATACATAGTATCCTACAACATGCCCAAGAGTGCCTGAATCACAtaaaatgtaactgagaaatattttgcaaaatcaatagaaatacaaccaaacatagataatatttcatttttaaaacagtcAATATAAGGCTAACATAATGACCTTGCACTTctgtttgaatttgacaccactgctctAGAGCACTAaacatggagtcagaaaaatccaatttcattttctgactcTTACATTTACTGGGTATGTGTTCATGTGGAAATCATTTAGCTCCTCAGCATCTACTATCCTGTTAGGTTAAGTGAGAGCTCCagttttttcataatttattacTCAAATCTGATACAAAGAAAGCACTTTCTGAAATTTATATATGAGCCATCCTGGTTTTAATTATTCCTAATTTCTAATTTGAATTCCTGCTTCTGCTCCCCACCCTATGACTTTGCCTATCAATCTTTGCTATCTATGAGGGATATTATCCTTTCTATTATTTAATAGGCTTTCTCCAGGAAGGCACATTTAATCTCAAATGACAAGCAGGACTAAGAAATATTATGGAAAAGTTGTAGATTGTTTTTGGCACACTTTGGCTTTTCTTTAAAGGCATTTCTCACTGTTGTTCATGCTTCCAAATCTGAGACACCTGAactttttctcaaatatatatttcatcctacaataaataaaatattcaaataaaaattattgtggCAGAATTTTTGGGTACCTGAAACTCATACTACAAGGATCTACCTCTTCTGTGGGACATGCCATGTCtgacaacaaaaaacaaaaacaaaataattcctttaaaaatcagaaatcttGCTTTCCAAATCAGGCCTAAAAACTGTTACCTTATTCAAATCACTTCCTCTTTCAggacttcagtttcatcatctcttaAATTGGTTGGTTGTTCTCTAGAACATCCTTTCTAATTTCAAATACTTTAATTCTATGGGATGTGAGTTCACTATAGTTTCTGAGTGTCTGATAATTGtttcttcaaagaagaaattttattttagctggtgaaagaattgatatttttatgaaaaagtgTTCAATCCTTTCTCCTCAAAGTTGTTTGATGACATCTTGAAGACACTAGTCACATCATTTCTATTcattctcttcccccaccccgtGGAATTCTTCCccatgtctgtctgtctttctgtatttCCCATTCATTTCCATTTAGACAGAGAATTTGTAATCAGATCATGCTACTCTGCAATTGaccaataatattttaaagcatgGAATCTTAATCTTTGTATCTTATTGATCTCTTTGATATTATTGTGAACCCTATGACCCTTTATCagtgatgtttttaaatgtataaaataaaatataaagaattacagAAGAAATAAGTTATATTGGAATAAtgtcaaaatattgaaaaaaatcaatgaataacTAACTCTTTCATTAGAATAATAACTCTCCTAGGAGTATTTGTTTTTTACACAAGTAAATTTTATTGTTGGATGAAattttcaattttgaattttCTGGAAGTAGATTCCATGGTGACAATTTTGTTAAGTACAGATTTCAAAAATTGTGCTGATCACAATCTATGTTTCCTAAAGctgaatgtatgcatatattataaTGAGCATCCAAAGTTCAAATATCTTGTTATATAAAAAGAAGTAAGATCTCAGAAATTATGATTGATTCTTTCCCTGAAATAGCTAATATAATTCCAAAAGTTTTTGATATCTGAGGTGGAAAAATCTACCCATTGTATTTTCTTAGTAGATGAAAAAGCCGAGAAAGTATAATCTTCATggatataaaatgagaaaataagtaaTGTGTAAACTGTTTTCTTACTTACATTTCTCTCAGTGCCTCCTAAAAAGCACCATTGGGCAGTGTACCACAAAGTTACTCAAAGATGGAATTGCTCAACGATGAATAGAAGttcatgaagaaaatgaaaatagattcTCATCTAGACTTGAATTCCATAATTActtatctctgtgaccttgatctccctgaatctcaatttcctcacctgtaaataaGCAAGTTCATTTGGTtgatttctaatattcttttgaGATTTAATTCAAGAAGGAAggaatcaagtatttattaagtgaataTTACATGAAAGGatttgtgctaagcattttacaaatttaaatctcatttgattctcatagcaaAATTGTGAGGTAGGTTCTATTGTCATCATTTTATGGTAGAGGAAATTTTGACCAATAGCAATGGAATTACTTGCCTAGATTCTCCCATCTATTAAGGGGcccagactggatttgaactcacttttcctgaatccaggcacAGCAATCTATtcaatgtgccacttagcttctcTAGAAAAATAGGCTGtatggaaagagaaacaaattGTCAGATGTGATTCTATACTATGGAGTAGGTCTGACACATCTAGACAGGGAGATGGATttcttcctaaatattttatttgctcaaTATGCTGAAGTTGTTTGGGGAAATCAAATGACAGAACAACAGGTTCCTTGGGGAGTGAGGTTCAAACTAATTAGTGAATATGccaaaaataactttaaagagGCAACTATGGGGCCTGGGGCCACTGAGACAGGAAAGGTACAGCATTAGATATATATAATGATTACATACAATGTATAAATAGTGAGATTCTATAATATAACAGAGACCTGCCTTCTTTATGTTTTTGCCCACATATTCTAAGGAATCATTCTTATTCTtcattgagaaaaaataattgatgaaAGGTTTCCTGGGAAAGATTAGGTATTAGAGGAGTCCCAGTCATGCTTTACCCCAGGGGATCCTTAGATGTTATGTTGCTTTCTACTCTTTCTCTTTCAAGTTTGCTTCCATAGTGCCATATTCATATTTCAAAGAGATTTTAATCATATTCCTTAATCATTTTCCCCACCATTGCAGCCCAGGACTCCATTATGCCTTCTTATCCTGTAAGAATCTTCTCCATGAAGTCTGATAGGTTCTTACCAGAACCCTGTCCACAGGAGGtcttttttccaagtcttttaacttttcttaggGACCAGTCCAGTTCTCTAGCTGTCCTTCTGTTACTATTTTTAGGCTGAATtgacattttcattatattagtatGGCCTACCCATGGACatctaatattttttcaattgtttaaatctgaatttatttatgtgatagtttttctaacaatgaaTAAGCTGTGAGTTCTTAGTATAAAACCTACTTGGTCATGGTGGGTTATCCTGGTGATAAGTTGTTGTGTAATCTTTTtactaaagttttttttaatttttctgtaatattcattagggaaattggtctataattttctttcttagttttagttcttcctttttttaggtatcaataccatatttgtgtcataaaaggaatttgttaaaactcttctttgcctatttttccacatagtttatatagtaataaaattaattattcaaattattgctttaatttcctcttcattgatgataaattcatccttttcacttttgatactgataatttgatttttttcttttttaaataacatcAATCAAAGATTggtctattttgttggttttttataaaatcaaatattaGGTTTATTTACTAATTCCTTAGTTTTCTTTgttacaattttattaatataaccTCTGATTGTCAggtttctaatttgatatttagttgggaatttaaatttgttcttttaaaattattttattttttccatccatatgcacatgtatatttttaagttacaaaatttccttccaccccccctTCCCACTGCCCCCCCCCAGTGGCCAAccatcaggttagcattgtacatacttatttttgataaacatgtttacatactagtcatttttggtatgaagtattaggattaagggaaagagatacagagctatttttttaataaagtattcatcagattctaaagggttggtttttgttttgttttgtttttcttcctcttggtgGGCATAACATtgcccatagctggtctaatatggttttCCTAGCTCTTTCTTTCGGAACttttgagaggagctgcttccattaagactgatcatctcacaatgttattgttgatgttgacattgttttcttggttcttctcccttttctcaacACCAATCCTGTAAGTCTCAGCATCTGATCATGTAAGTCAAATTTGTTCTTTATCAAGTATTTTAAGTTGCATGTTCAAGTCAgtgatctctttttctattttattcatgcatacatttagaaatataaaatttcccctaagaattGCTTTAGTTATATCACATGAATTATAGACTTATGTCTAAAATATCTCACTGTTGCCATTCTCTTGGATAAAATTTCAATCATTTGTTGCTTGactcacttattctttaaaaaatagtttatttagatcGACTTAAAGTTTAGTCTATTTTTCCAAGGCAtcttcattacatataattttattgcactATTATTTGAGacagatgcatttaatatttctgcctttcagcatttGACTATGAGGTTTTTaggccct from Macrotis lagotis isolate mMagLag1 chromosome 2, bilby.v1.9.chrom.fasta, whole genome shotgun sequence includes these protein-coding regions:
- the LOC141511566 gene encoding olfactory receptor 6C2-like isoform X2 → MRNHTEITFILQGLTNDPQIQVLLFIFLFLNYLLSLTGNFTIIILTLMDPHLKTPMYFFLRNFSFLEISLTTSCIPRYLYSLSVGDKMITYNACSMQIFFIIFLGAAEFFLLATTSYDRYVANCKPLYYTTIMNSKVCNQLLVSSWLAGLMIILPPLSLGLQLEFYDSKIIDHFYCDTFPLLEISCTDTQFIEKITLIDAVLTLIITLLFVIWSYASIVRTILRFPSAQQRKKAFSTCSSHMIVVSISYGSCIFMYIKSSAKEKVALNKVVSVLVSSVAPVMNPFIYTLRNKQLENSFTQSFCRICHSRL
- the LOC141511566 gene encoding olfactory receptor 6C2-like isoform X1 — its product is MRNHTEITFILQGLTNDPQIQVLLFIFLFLNYLLSLTGNFTIIILTLMDPHLKTPMYFFLRNFSFLEISLTTSCIPRYLYSLSVGDKMITYNACSMQIFFIIFLGAAEFFLLATTSYDRYVANCKPLYYTTIMNSKVCNQLLVSSWLAGLMIILPPLSLGLQLEFYDSKIIDHFYCDTFPLLEISCTDTQFIEKITLIDAVLTLIITLLFVIWSYASIVRTILRFPSAQQRKKAFSTCSSHMIVVSISYGSCIFMYIKSSAKEKVALNKVVSVLVSSVAPVMNPFIYTLRNKQVIEAFKNSSKRIIIITKQ